A stretch of the Haloplanus aerogenes genome encodes the following:
- a CDS encoding sodium:calcium antiporter, whose protein sequence is MSVSGALLTQVSVGAVALYTLVTAASRAIDRLLALAEYYDIDEVLVGMTVLALGTSLPELSAHLVASLGILSGVLDYQVASAVVIGGNTGSSTVQQFLLVGVLLIACGSLPLTRTFVRRSYLPMLGALLATLLVAWDGSISRLDGSVLLALYLIYVLVSVSNREPTGTIRERPSERPRRDALVATGLLVLVLLAASLVLSVVGTVVDMLALGGSTVGVVTIGVAAALPELTTVMDAVRRRAPNVALGTLVGSNIVNPLVGIGLGGVVSTYYVPPVVVLWDLPFKLGVGGVLLGWVRFRRTGRLTRTEGGYLLGLYFVFISGRLLLFPGQ, encoded by the coding sequence ATGTCGGTCTCGGGCGCACTCCTCACGCAGGTGTCCGTCGGCGCCGTCGCCCTGTACACCCTCGTGACGGCGGCGAGTCGAGCGATCGACCGGCTGCTGGCACTCGCGGAGTACTACGACATCGACGAGGTGCTCGTGGGGATGACCGTCCTCGCGCTGGGGACGAGTCTGCCGGAACTCAGTGCCCACCTCGTCGCGTCGCTCGGCATCCTCTCCGGCGTCCTCGACTATCAGGTCGCCTCCGCCGTCGTCATCGGGGGAAACACCGGCTCCTCGACCGTCCAGCAGTTTCTGCTCGTCGGCGTGTTGCTCATCGCCTGTGGCAGCCTCCCGCTCACCCGGACGTTCGTGCGCCGGAGCTACCTGCCGATGCTCGGCGCGCTACTCGCGACGTTGCTGGTCGCGTGGGACGGGTCGATCAGCCGACTCGACGGGTCGGTGTTGCTGGCGCTCTACCTTATCTACGTCCTCGTGAGCGTCTCCAACCGTGAGCCGACGGGGACGATCCGCGAGCGACCGAGCGAACGGCCACGGCGCGACGCGCTCGTGGCCACGGGCCTGCTCGTTCTCGTCTTGCTCGCCGCCTCGCTCGTGCTCTCGGTCGTCGGGACAGTCGTCGACATGCTCGCACTCGGCGGGTCGACGGTCGGCGTGGTGACCATCGGTGTGGCGGCCGCGCTTCCGGAACTGACGACCGTGATGGACGCCGTCCGCCGCCGAGCACCCAACGTCGCGCTCGGCACGCTCGTCGGGAGCAACATCGTCAATCCGCTGGTCGGCATCGGCCTCGGTGGCGTCGTCTCCACGTACTACGTCCCGCCGGTGGTCGTCCTCTGGGATCTGCCTTTCAAACTGGGTGTCGGCGGGGTGTTGCTCGGCTGGGTGCGGTTCCGACGAACGGGACGGCTAACGCGGACGGAAGGGGGGTACCTGCTGGGGCTGTACTTCGTGTTCATCTCTGGGCGACTCCTCCTGTTCCCCGGACAGTGA
- a CDS encoding aldehyde dehydrogenase family protein encodes MVAGTEPFEQYVDGEWVGGEGEPFESTNPATGERIATFEHASSVDVARAVEAARAAAPAWRERSYVGRAEVLWDVYAELRERKEELGEIVTRECGKEISEGLADIEEAAHMVEWAAGNARHPHGDVVPSEIASKDSYMRRRPRGVVGCITPWNFPVAIPFWHMAVSLVEGNTVVWKPAEQTPYCGRIVAEMFDDAGVPPGVFNMVQGYGETGAALVEGDRVDTILFTGSAEVGNLIDETLGGRPGRTCSLEMGGKNAVVVTEAADLDIAAHSAVLSAFKTTGQRCVSAERLIVHEDVYDEFRDRFVDAAERIAVDDPLDESTFMGPLIDADQVSKFREYNDLAREEGATVLVDRSELAAAEIPEGHTDGHWVGPFVYEMEYDPDSRVLREEVFGPHVALIPYSGGIERAVEIHDAVEYGLAGAIVSEDYRQLNYYRDEAQAGLAYGNLPCIGAEVQLPFGGLGKSGKGSPSAREVIEAVTDRTAWTLNNERDIEMAQGLSAELRFEE; translated from the coding sequence ATGGTAGCAGGCACCGAACCGTTCGAACAGTACGTCGACGGCGAGTGGGTCGGCGGCGAGGGCGAACCGTTCGAGAGTACGAACCCGGCGACCGGCGAGCGAATCGCGACGTTCGAACACGCGTCGTCGGTGGACGTGGCGCGGGCCGTCGAGGCGGCACGGGCGGCCGCGCCGGCGTGGCGCGAGCGGTCGTACGTCGGCCGCGCCGAAGTGTTGTGGGACGTGTACGCGGAACTCCGCGAGCGAAAGGAAGAGTTGGGCGAAATCGTCACCCGGGAGTGCGGCAAGGAGATCAGCGAGGGGCTCGCCGATATCGAGGAGGCGGCGCACATGGTGGAGTGGGCGGCGGGCAACGCCCGGCATCCCCACGGTGACGTAGTGCCGAGCGAGATCGCGAGCAAGGACTCCTACATGCGGCGTCGCCCGCGCGGCGTCGTCGGGTGTATCACGCCGTGGAACTTCCCGGTCGCCATCCCCTTCTGGCACATGGCGGTGTCGCTGGTGGAGGGCAACACGGTGGTCTGGAAGCCCGCGGAGCAGACGCCGTACTGTGGCCGGATCGTCGCCGAGATGTTCGACGACGCCGGCGTGCCGCCGGGCGTGTTCAACATGGTGCAGGGCTACGGCGAGACGGGCGCCGCCCTCGTCGAGGGCGACCGCGTCGACACCATCCTGTTCACGGGATCGGCGGAGGTGGGGAACCTGATCGACGAGACGCTCGGCGGGCGCCCCGGTCGCACCTGCTCGCTGGAGATGGGCGGGAAGAATGCCGTCGTCGTCACCGAGGCGGCCGACCTCGACATCGCCGCCCACTCGGCGGTGCTGTCGGCGTTCAAGACGACCGGCCAGCGCTGTGTCTCCGCCGAGCGCCTGATCGTCCACGAGGACGTGTACGACGAGTTCCGCGACCGCTTCGTCGACGCCGCGGAACGCATCGCCGTCGACGACCCGCTGGACGAGTCGACGTTCATGGGGCCGCTGATCGACGCTGACCAGGTGTCGAAGTTCCGCGAGTACAACGACCTCGCCCGCGAGGAGGGCGCCACCGTCCTCGTCGACCGGAGCGAACTCGCCGCCGCCGAGATTCCCGAGGGTCACACCGACGGCCACTGGGTCGGTCCCTTCGTCTACGAGATGGAGTACGATCCGGACAGCCGCGTCCTCCGCGAGGAGGTGTTCGGCCCGCACGTCGCCCTGATTCCTTACAGCGGCGGTATCGAGCGGGCGGTCGAGATTCACGACGCCGTAGAGTACGGCCTCGCGGGCGCCATCGTGAGCGAGGACTACCGGCAACTCAACTACTACCGCGACGAGGCGCAGGCGGGGCTGGCGTACGGCAACCTGCCCTGCATCGGCGCCGAAGTCCAGTTGCCGTTCGGCGGCCTCGGCAAGTCGGGGAAGGGGTCGCCCTCGGCCCGCGAGGTAATCGAGGCGGTCACGGACCGGACGGCGTGGACGCTGAACAACGAGCGAGACATCGAGATGGCGCAGGGGCTGTCGGCGGAGTTGCGGTTCGAGGAGTGA
- a CDS encoding proline dehydrogenase family protein, with protein sequence MLPPIADRFVAGESIDGAVAHVRDLDDAGIASIVNLLGEHYDDPEDARADTEEYLRLLERFPDTAHPPSISVKPSQLGLNIGEDVFRDNLARIVEVAAAADTFVWIDMEGHETTDATVRAYEALAEQHDGGVGICLQANLRRTADDVTRLGDTAGKIRLVKGAYDEPESIAYRDGAAVEEAYRHLLHRLFTDTTVGIAVATHDEELIEYALDLGDQYDRDYEFQMLMGVREDRQRELAATETVYQYVPYGSAWASYFYRRIRERRENLRFALRAVVDAYSPV encoded by the coding sequence ATGCTCCCCCCGATCGCGGACCGATTCGTCGCCGGCGAATCGATCGACGGCGCCGTCGCCCACGTCCGTGACCTCGACGACGCGGGCATCGCGAGCATCGTCAACCTCCTCGGCGAACACTACGACGACCCCGAAGACGCCCGGGCGGACACGGAGGAGTATCTGCGCCTGCTCGAGCGGTTCCCGGACACCGCCCACCCACCGAGCATCTCGGTCAAGCCCTCGCAACTCGGCCTCAATATCGGCGAGGACGTGTTCCGGGACAACCTCGCCCGAATCGTCGAGGTGGCGGCCGCCGCGGACACGTTCGTCTGGATCGACATGGAGGGCCACGAGACGACGGACGCGACGGTCCGGGCCTACGAGGCGCTCGCCGAGCAGCACGACGGGGGCGTCGGCATCTGTCTGCAGGCCAACCTTCGACGCACGGCCGACGACGTGACGCGGCTGGGCGACACGGCCGGGAAAATACGGCTCGTGAAGGGTGCGTACGACGAACCCGAATCGATTGCCTACCGCGACGGCGCGGCGGTCGAGGAGGCGTACCGACACTTGCTCCACCGGCTCTTTACCGACACGACGGTCGGCATCGCCGTCGCCACCCACGACGAGGAACTGATCGAGTACGCCCTCGACCTAGGCGACCAGTACGACCGCGACTACGAGTTCCAGATGTTGATGGGCGTCCGCGAGGACCGCCAGCGGGAACTCGCCGCCACCGAGACGGTCTATCAGTACGTCCCCTACGGGAGCGCGTGGGCGTCGTACTTCTACCGGCGGATCAGGGAGCGCCGCGAGAATCTCCGATTCGCGCTACGGGCGGTCGTGGACGCGTACAGCCCGGTCTGA
- a CDS encoding HAH_0734 family protein, protein MQYLIVRGDPGIRKDAVIDYDGEEQVCFSIQRQGDYHGPEEVQLWCTIGTPDEREAFEKRQYVPHWLDVDSIDADALDVVSSLGRQS, encoded by the coding sequence ATGCAGTACCTCATCGTCAGGGGGGACCCCGGCATCCGCAAGGACGCCGTCATCGACTACGACGGCGAGGAGCAGGTCTGTTTCTCGATCCAGCGTCAGGGCGACTACCACGGCCCCGAGGAGGTACAGCTCTGGTGTACCATCGGCACGCCCGACGAACGGGAGGCGTTCGAGAAGCGTCAGTACGTACCCCACTGGCTCGACGTAGACTCCATCGACGCCGACGCGCTCGACGTGGTGTCGTCGCTCGGCCGGCAGTCGTAG
- a CDS encoding DUF2298 domain-containing protein, producing the protein MEYGLVVRWLVAYGVLAALGRPVAARLCSTLPGRGVGFALPTALVVVGTVGYWVGHLTFGPAALAAGLLALVALALLTGLDRDALRERRLELVHGVRPPRRSAEAAVVFLVAFAFVVAVRAVDPAVYPLGGEKFLDFGLLKTLDRATVLPPEDMWFANEPVAYYYGGHLLTELLSDLTGTAPRFAYNLSLAGFYATLVSAAYGLAGAVARERADAWRPAALAAAFFVGIASNLVTVSRLVVAALPGGMQADLAAAIAARSRYSTDAVLGGIDSFSYWTASRVIPGTINEFPLFAWLNGDLHAHMMGTPFLLLGAAIAFALYRTPPRDLRRRRTLVFVAVPLLAGLQTVIDTWSMPSIFGLLFLAVALGSADPWPILSRRVAAWRRARDDDPLVDELGHLVGAIGVTAVAGILGAALALPFLLGAASGREVAILAAAERTSLPGLLLVHGAFLVVFYAYLLDRLAVDRVLPLVIGVAILGLLAATANLAVAVAVGPLLALGWAACRTDRPVGFETVLIVAGAGLVGIVELVYVKEQAGPLRMNTVFKTYMQVWVLWGVAAGAALPAFVRWAGDRTPSIPGTRSRWLRAALAVAVVLATVPYAGLALSSHFAGAAEPTLDATRFVERDHPDEAPAIAYVDDLSGQPTLLSAPATGRYPGPGGEYPAPPGMYSWDSSPAASLTGVPTVAGWHHEVGYRGAEAYLARVRDVDAAYTGSPERTVAVLERYDVEYVWVGPAERARYGSVTFDGVDGLTAVFQNEAVTIYRVDDPQVDR; encoded by the coding sequence ATGGAGTACGGTCTCGTCGTCCGGTGGCTGGTCGCCTACGGTGTCCTCGCCGCGCTCGGTCGCCCCGTCGCTGCCCGCCTGTGCTCGACGCTTCCCGGCCGCGGCGTCGGGTTCGCGCTCCCGACCGCGCTCGTCGTCGTCGGCACGGTCGGCTACTGGGTCGGCCACCTCACCTTCGGTCCGGCCGCCCTCGCCGCCGGCCTCCTCGCCCTCGTCGCCCTCGCCCTCCTGACCGGCCTCGACCGCGACGCCCTCCGCGAACGCCGCCTCGAACTCGTACACGGCGTCCGCCCACCCCGGCGGAGCGCCGAGGCGGCCGTCGTCTTCCTCGTCGCCTTCGCCTTCGTCGTCGCCGTTCGTGCCGTCGACCCCGCGGTCTACCCGCTCGGCGGCGAGAAGTTCCTCGATTTCGGGCTGCTGAAGACGCTGGACCGCGCGACGGTCCTGCCGCCCGAAGACATGTGGTTCGCGAACGAACCCGTCGCCTACTACTACGGCGGCCACCTCCTGACGGAACTCCTCTCGGACCTCACCGGCACGGCACCCCGCTTCGCCTACAACCTCTCGCTCGCGGGCTTCTACGCCACGCTCGTGAGCGCCGCCTACGGACTGGCCGGCGCCGTCGCGAGGGAACGCGCCGACGCGTGGCGGCCCGCCGCCCTCGCCGCCGCCTTCTTCGTCGGCATCGCGAGCAACCTCGTCACCGTCAGCCGCCTCGTCGTCGCGGCGCTCCCCGGAGGGATGCAGGCCGACCTCGCCGCCGCCATCGCTGCCCGGTCGCGGTACTCGACCGACGCCGTCCTCGGCGGCATCGACTCCTTCTCCTACTGGACCGCCAGCCGCGTCATCCCCGGCACGATCAACGAGTTCCCGCTGTTCGCGTGGCTGAACGGCGACCTGCACGCGCATATGATGGGGACGCCCTTCCTCCTGCTGGGTGCGGCCATCGCCTTCGCACTCTATCGGACTCCCCCGCGAGACCTGCGACGACGGCGCACGCTCGTGTTCGTCGCCGTGCCCCTGCTCGCGGGCCTGCAGACCGTGATCGATACGTGGAGTATGCCCTCCATCTTCGGCCTCCTCTTTCTCGCCGTCGCGCTCGGCTCGGCCGATCCGTGGCCCATCCTCTCCCGCCGCGTCGCGGCGTGGCGACGGGCGCGCGACGACGACCCCCTCGTCGACGAACTCGGTCATCTCGTCGGCGCCATCGGCGTCACCGCCGTCGCGGGCATCCTCGGTGCCGCCCTCGCCCTCCCCTTCCTGCTCGGAGCCGCGAGCGGCCGCGAAGTGGCCATCCTCGCCGCCGCCGAGCGGACGAGCCTCCCCGGCCTCCTGCTCGTCCACGGCGCATTCCTCGTCGTCTTCTACGCCTACCTGCTGGATCGGCTGGCGGTCGACCGTGTCCTACCGCTCGTGATCGGCGTGGCCATCCTCGGTCTGCTCGCGGCCACGGCGAATCTGGCCGTCGCCGTCGCCGTCGGCCCTCTCCTCGCCCTCGGCTGGGCCGCCTGTCGGACGGATCGTCCGGTCGGCTTCGAGACGGTCCTGATCGTCGCCGGCGCCGGACTGGTGGGCATCGTCGAACTCGTCTACGTCAAAGAGCAGGCCGGTCCCCTCCGGATGAACACGGTGTTCAAGACCTACATGCAGGTGTGGGTGCTGTGGGGCGTGGCCGCAGGCGCCGCGCTCCCGGCGTTCGTCCGGTGGGCCGGCGACCGAACGCCGTCGATCCCGGGGACGCGTTCGCGCTGGCTCCGGGCCGCCCTCGCGGTGGCCGTCGTCCTCGCCACCGTCCCCTACGCCGGCCTGGCGCTCTCGTCGCATTTCGCCGGGGCCGCCGAGCCGACGCTCGACGCCACCCGCTTCGTCGAGCGCGACCACCCCGACGAGGCGCCCGCCATCGCCTACGTCGACGACCTGTCCGGCCAGCCGACGCTCCTCTCCGCACCGGCAACGGGCCGCTATCCCGGGCCGGGCGGGGAGTATCCCGCACCACCCGGGATGTATAGCTGGGACTCCAGCCCGGCCGCCAGCCTCACGGGCGTCCCGACGGTCGCCGGCTGGCACCACGAGGTCGGGTACCGGGGCGCCGAGGCGTATCTGGCCCGCGTTCGGGACGTGGACGCCGCCTACACCGGGTCGCCGGAGCGGACAGTCGCGGTACTCGAACGCTACGACGTAGAGTACGTGTGGGTGGGGCCGGCAGAGCGCGCCCGCTACGGCTCGGTGACGTTCGACGGCGTCGACGGGCTGACGGCCGTCTTCCAGAACGAGGCGGTGACGATCTATCGGGTCGACGATCCGCAGGTCGACCGGTAG
- a CDS encoding glycosyltransferase produces the protein MSRSVGVVIPAYHPDVDRLGAYVRALHEAVGPEEIRVELDAATPDVRDRIESLPVTLHEASSRRGKGAAITAGFEALSTDVLAFADADGSTPATSIADVIRPVVDGDADLAAGSRRHPDATVQSHQTVARRYLGDGFAWLARRLLDIHLYDYQCGAKALTSDAWDRIRPHLHEPGFAWDIELLAVADAVGCRIVEVPVVWEDRPESTVSPVRTTLRLARGLVVSRHRARLLRNDRLHSLLDRPRESTPALVDRDHR, from the coding sequence ATGAGCCGTTCCGTGGGGGTCGTGATCCCCGCGTACCATCCGGACGTCGACCGCCTCGGGGCGTACGTCCGTGCCCTCCACGAGGCCGTCGGTCCCGAGGAGATCAGGGTCGAACTCGACGCGGCGACCCCTGATGTCCGGGACCGGATCGAGTCCCTCCCCGTCACGCTCCACGAGGCGTCGAGCCGCCGGGGCAAGGGCGCGGCGATCACCGCTGGCTTCGAAGCGCTGTCGACCGACGTACTCGCCTTCGCCGACGCCGACGGGAGCACGCCCGCCACCTCCATCGCGGACGTGATCCGCCCGGTCGTCGACGGCGATGCCGACCTCGCGGCAGGGTCGCGTCGCCACCCCGACGCGACCGTTCAGTCTCACCAGACGGTCGCTCGCCGCTACCTCGGCGACGGCTTCGCGTGGCTCGCCCGTCGCCTCCTCGACATCCACCTCTACGACTACCAGTGTGGCGCGAAGGCGCTCACCAGCGACGCGTGGGACCGCATCCGCCCGCACCTCCACGAACCCGGCTTCGCGTGGGACATCGAACTCCTCGCCGTCGCGGACGCGGTCGGCTGCCGGATCGTCGAGGTGCCCGTCGTCTGGGAGGACCGCCCCGAATCCACCGTCTCCCCCGTGCGGACGACGCTCCGCCTCGCCCGTGGGCTGGTCGTCTCCCGCCACCGAGCGCGTCTCCTCCGGAACGACCGCCTCCACTCGCTCCTCGACCGACCGCGTGAGTCGACGCCCGCGCTCGTCGACCGTGATCACCGATGA
- a CDS encoding GtrA family protein, with amino-acid sequence MSGGLGKLEELYSGIRFGQFVSVGAVGATAETIVVAILTAGYGFVPQLAKAVGAEVSITLMFLINDRWTFAEAGAAGLLPRFRRYLKSHLVRAGGLIVGFAVLTALTSWTDIRLVIAGADLWPTVANAIGIGCGMLLNYLTEGLFTWRVGAE; translated from the coding sequence ATGAGCGGCGGGCTGGGCAAACTGGAGGAACTCTACTCCGGGATTCGGTTCGGACAGTTCGTCTCCGTCGGCGCCGTCGGCGCCACTGCAGAGACTATCGTCGTCGCCATTCTGACCGCTGGCTACGGATTCGTCCCGCAACTCGCCAAGGCCGTCGGCGCCGAGGTGTCGATCACCCTCATGTTCCTCATCAACGACCGGTGGACGTTCGCGGAAGCCGGGGCAGCGGGGTTGCTCCCTCGATTCCGGCGCTACCTCAAGTCGCATCTCGTGCGTGCTGGTGGGTTGATCGTCGGCTTCGCCGTCCTGACGGCGTTGACTTCGTGGACCGACATCCGACTCGTCATCGCGGGCGCCGACCTCTGGCCGACGGTGGCGAACGCCATCGGTATCGGGTGTGGGATGCTCCTCAACTACCTCACCGAGGGGCTGTTCACGTGGCGGGTCGGTGCCGAGTGA
- a CDS encoding Rieske (2Fe-2S) protein: MALAPDSRITSLDAVPADTTYLFTVRDDEGDRREAVLVRTEDGVRGWLNYCRHLLDVRLDKGDGAPMRDGELVCANHGAYFEADTGYCTFGPCDGATLEAVDTTVDDGDVYLTDEDYTFVESGPMDDGDDGPSNTSNVEF; the protein is encoded by the coding sequence ATGGCGCTGGCACCCGATTCTCGGATCACGTCGCTCGACGCCGTGCCCGCCGATACGACCTACCTCTTCACCGTCCGCGACGACGAGGGCGACCGGCGTGAGGCAGTCCTCGTCCGAACCGAGGACGGGGTGCGTGGCTGGTTGAACTACTGTCGGCACCTGCTGGACGTACGGCTGGACAAAGGGGACGGCGCCCCGATGCGCGACGGCGAACTCGTCTGTGCGAACCACGGCGCGTACTTCGAGGCCGACACCGGCTACTGCACGTTCGGACCGTGCGATGGCGCCACGCTCGAAGCCGTCGACACGACCGTCGACGACGGCGACGTGTACCTGACCGACGAGGACTACACGTTCGTCGAGAGCGGACCCATGGACGACGGCGACGACGGGCCGTCGAACACCTCGAACGTCGAGTTCTAA
- a CDS encoding aminotransferase class IV: MQYYVDGSLVDAEAAALPVDDRGLSFGDAVREPLRAVDGTPVAWQAHVDRLLDACDALGFDPGVDAAELRDRVAETLAANDPDDALVHLSITRGREQRTASSSLLDRARPPTDPDPTVVVTVDPLSSERTPVALQTVRTRPIGPVAVPAAPVTHNRLDAVRAQAELRQAAPPDDDPADEALLLADEAHVVGGTASDPVFVADDALRLPALDDWPARTATRAVVRDLARAEGFPVVEGDYTPADFRAADEAFVAEPTAGVRPVARLDGVAVGGGPLTRLLAHLYDERVVGDD, from the coding sequence ATGCAGTACTACGTCGACGGGAGCCTCGTCGACGCCGAGGCCGCGGCGCTCCCGGTCGACGACCGCGGTCTCTCCTTCGGGGACGCCGTCCGCGAACCCCTCCGCGCCGTCGACGGGACGCCCGTCGCGTGGCAGGCCCACGTCGACCGCCTACTCGACGCGTGTGACGCGCTCGGATTCGACCCCGGGGTCGATGCCGCGGAGCTGCGGGACCGCGTAGCCGAGACGCTCGCCGCCAACGATCCGGACGACGCGCTCGTCCATCTGTCGATCACCCGCGGACGCGAGCAGAGGACAGCCAGTTCCAGCCTGCTGGATCGCGCTCGGCCGCCGACCGACCCCGATCCGACGGTCGTGGTGACGGTCGACCCGCTGTCGAGCGAACGCACCCCCGTGGCGCTCCAGACCGTCCGCACCCGACCGATCGGACCGGTAGCGGTGCCCGCTGCCCCCGTCACGCACAACCGCCTCGACGCGGTGCGCGCGCAGGCCGAACTCCGGCAGGCCGCGCCGCCGGACGACGACCCGGCGGACGAGGCACTGCTTCTCGCTGACGAGGCACACGTCGTGGGCGGGACGGCAAGCGATCCCGTCTTCGTCGCGGACGACGCCCTCCGCCTGCCGGCGCTGGACGACTGGCCGGCACGGACGGCGACGCGGGCGGTCGTCCGTGACCTCGCCCGAGCCGAGGGGTTCCCCGTCGTCGAGGGCGACTACACGCCCGCCGACTTCCGCGCGGCCGACGAGGCGTTCGTCGCGGAACCGACCGCTGGCGTCCGCCCCGTCGCGCGACTCGACGGCGTGGCTGTGGGTGGCGGTCCCCTTACCCGCCTCCTCGCACACCTGTACGACGAACGTGTCGTCGGGGACGACTAA
- a CDS encoding helix-hairpin-helix domain-containing protein — MGLLDTLLSLLGLGDSSSSSDDDRRETTVSVEREANTETEAAVKGTDESDEASAAGTDAAASTESLVDGEGEAAEPAEAVDTESVETELDTAESESQGETTSEHEATVDIEDAEEDAAAEAEAEATAGGDESVEVIKGIGPAYAERLSNAGVDSVADLAAADVAELAEAVDLSEKRVGRWIDRAKER, encoded by the coding sequence ATGGGACTATTGGACACGCTCCTGTCGTTGCTCGGACTGGGTGACTCGTCGTCGTCGTCGGACGACGACCGGCGAGAGACGACCGTCAGCGTGGAACGAGAGGCGAACACGGAGACGGAAGCGGCCGTCAAAGGGACCGACGAGAGCGACGAGGCGAGCGCTGCCGGGACGGACGCGGCAGCGTCGACCGAGTCGCTCGTCGACGGGGAAGGCGAGGCGGCCGAACCCGCCGAAGCGGTCGATACCGAGAGCGTCGAGACGGAACTCGACACCGCCGAATCCGAGTCACAGGGGGAGACGACGAGCGAACACGAGGCGACCGTCGACATCGAGGACGCGGAGGAAGATGCCGCGGCTGAAGCCGAAGCCGAAGCGACGGCCGGCGGAGACGAATCCGTCGAGGTCATCAAAGGTATCGGCCCCGCGTACGCCGAACGGCTGTCGAACGCGGGCGTCGACTCCGTGGCCGACCTCGCGGCCGCCGACGTGGCGGAACTCGCCGAGGCGGTCGACCTCTCCGAGAAACGGGTCGGCCGCTGGATCGACCGCGCCAAGGAACGCTAG